Proteins encoded by one window of Aphis gossypii isolate Hap1 chromosome X, ASM2018417v2, whole genome shotgun sequence:
- the LOC126551699 gene encoding uncharacterized protein LOC126551699 → MEENNSKSIENEVSKINTEEVNSEKVNIEEVNISEYNGIEEMQKNQDCLLENKQFLPYGVGPVVDCEIDDDSDEPDYIRYVSRPKRFKIRTRKLKTRPKKTRFLPYGVGPDVDCEIDDDSDEPDYLSYARIPRFNRMKITSTSTSKEDAVP, encoded by the exons atgGAAGAAAACAATTCTAAATCTATTGAGAATgaagtttcaaaaataaacactgAAGAAGTTAACTCTGAAAAAGTTAACATTGAAGAAGTTAACATTTCag aatataatggtatagaagaaatgcaaaaaaatcaagattgtctattggaaaataaacaatttttaccatatg gTGTTGGACCAGTTGTTGATTGTGAAATTGATGATGATAGTGATGAACCTGATTATATAA gataTGTAAGCAGAccaaaaagatttaaaattcgcacaagaaaactaaaaactcgaccaaaaaaaacaagattttTGCCATatg GTGTTGGACCAGATGTTGATTGTGAAATTGATGATGATAGTGATGAACCCGATTATTTAA gttatGCTAGAATACCAAGATTTAACCGCATGAAAATTACCAGTACCTCTACATCAAAAGAAGATGCAGTaccataa